The Falsibacillus albus genome has a window encoding:
- a CDS encoding NAD-dependent epimerase/dehydratase family protein, which yields MEIKNKRVLVTGITGTLGKSVAMRLMEEAEEVRGLVRNTIYPETYKGLTVVQGDLSNKDSLLEALRNIDIVVHCAAYLGDDLEEAMKSNVVGVENLASASLEMGVQKFIHISTVSVYGEPNQGHISEAHPIVQAHEEPYIHTKDQSEHILRKYVEKGLDVVMLRPGSICAEENSYWGDRQVDRMIKADVVDWVHPEDMIAWIHTDNLAELIHLVIRKAKSGEVFNAIDGNFPEMEFRQKIIKTLGKNQKIPNRDVERPIYSNKKIMDLGYNPTKTFAETISNLENMAAKSK from the coding sequence ATGGAAATAAAGAATAAGAGAGTTTTAGTAACCGGGATTACAGGTACACTTGGAAAAAGTGTGGCGATGCGTTTAATGGAAGAAGCGGAGGAAGTAAGGGGGCTTGTGAGAAATACAATTTATCCTGAAACATATAAAGGATTGACCGTAGTTCAGGGAGATCTATCAAATAAAGATTCATTACTAGAAGCCTTAAGAAATATCGATATTGTGGTACATTGTGCAGCGTACTTGGGTGATGACTTAGAGGAAGCCATGAAATCAAATGTGGTTGGTGTTGAAAATTTGGCAAGTGCTTCATTAGAAATGGGTGTGCAGAAATTCATCCATATCTCCACGGTATCTGTTTATGGTGAACCAAATCAAGGGCACATAAGCGAAGCTCATCCTATAGTACAAGCCCACGAAGAACCTTACATTCACACAAAAGATCAATCTGAACATATTTTAAGAAAATATGTGGAGAAAGGTCTCGATGTGGTTATGTTAAGACCAGGTTCAATTTGTGCAGAGGAAAACTCTTATTGGGGGGACAGACAGGTTGATAGAATGATAAAAGCTGATGTAGTAGATTGGGTGCATCCTGAAGATATGATCGCTTGGATACATACTGATAATTTAGCTGAACTAATTCATTTAGTGATTAGAAAAGCAAAAAGTGGAGAAGTTTTTAATGCCATTGATGGCAACTTTCCTGAAATGGAATTCCGTCAGAAAATAATCAAGACTTTAGGAAAGAACCAAAAGATACCGAATAGAGATGTAGAGCGTCCGATCTATTCTAACAAAAAAATTATGGACCTAGGTTATAATCCAACAAAAACATTTGCTGAAACAATATCAAACTTAGAAAATATGGCTGCCAAGAGTAAATAA